One segment of Neodiprion fabricii isolate iyNeoFabr1 chromosome 1, iyNeoFabr1.1, whole genome shotgun sequence DNA contains the following:
- the LOC124181548 gene encoding uncharacterized protein LOC124181548 isoform X2, which translates to MFGMDRAVCTPQESCRQFHSGLQNGLKQVPVKNFSKLISKYKYCASGSWKIEKKQKLRKLTTEIKGFQSTLRIFDVDMSYRFFLLTFMVIGMCDTFGETKQLSSSSYPSQSFWRNNLPIALDESTSLDVQLERDTLSYLEPASRAKRFDDSQNIANSFYKGRRTSKNSEIPDARYTIFNYGPSNSMRDLRVLNRSEKKFARSTRCKSNKRQVSGRVRTVPTNRLFDNDGARQSTRNWKSNAKRPNFDLEVAGKVRSNNLDSATDESNARRFYWEPIFDGGVIESIGSLFSDRIKDEANRERIEREEIRNEKLIKKYTALLNDPEQYKKLQQESANSPSYINQVIRRTLLPRLEEEMREYSANKPL; encoded by the exons ATGTTCGGAATGGATCGTGCAGTCTGTACACCGCAAGAATCGTGCCGCCAATTCCATA GTGGATTGCAGAATGGCTTGAAACAGGTGCCAgtgaagaatttttcgaaactcatatcgaaatataaatattgcgCAAGTGGATCTTGGAAAATTGAG AAGAAGcaaaaattgcgaaaactGACAACTGAAATAAAAGGGTTCCAATCAACGTTGCGAATTTTCGATGTAGATATGAGCTATCGGTTTTTTCTATTAACGTTCATGGTGATAGGAATGTGTGACACGTTCGGTGAGACCAAGCAACTTTCGTCATCAAGTTATCCAA GTCAATCTTTTTGGCGAAATAATTTGCCGATTGCCTTGGATGAATCCACGTCGCTAGACGTTCAGCTAGAACGTGATACTCTCAGTTATCTTGAGCCTGCATCGAGAGCTAAACG gTTTGATGACTCTCAAAATATTGCGAACAGCTTTTATAAAGGCAGACGAACGTCCAAAAATTCCG AAATACCAGATGCGCGCTACACGATATTCAATTACGGTCCCAGCAATTCGATGAGGGATCTACGGGTTTTGAACCGGTCcgaaaaaaagtttgcgaGGTCTACTCGATGTAAGAGCAACAAGAGGCAAGTTTCTGGACGAGTTCGCACCGTGCCAACCAACCGTTTATTCGATAACGATGGAGCCAGGCAGTCTACTCG GAACTGGAAATCGAACGCTAAGAGGCCGAATTTTGATCTGGAGGTCGCCGGCAAAGTTCGTAGCAATAATCTTGATTCCGCAACAGACGAATCTAATGCCAGACGATTTTACTGGGAACCGATCTTTGACGGTGGTGTAATTGAATCTATTGGAAGTCTTTTTAGTGATAGAATCAAAGACGAAGCGAACAG GGAAAGGATAGAAAGGGAAGAGATTCGGAACGAGAAATTGATAAAGAAATATACAGCACTATTGAATGATCCTGAGCAGTATAAAAAGCTTCAACAAGAGTCTGCGAATTCACCCAGTTACATCAACCAGGTGATCAGGCGAACTTTATTGCCGAGGCTTGAAGAAGAGATGAGAGAGTATTCGGCGAACAAGCCGTTATAG
- the LOC124181594 gene encoding pleckstrin homology domain-containing family J member 1-like has product MFEEGYVALWLIRSAEAPIGSTLYPWLRNDSRIVKVNHFQKMKFSEKELAEASNGPADLEGRLNHKRAHKSGFKEKWFKLRWNLLFYFNINDLGQIDKRQPSGVMVLENCSINLDTTTEGAFAFSISFRDEHDKRHVFSAQSESKVEQWVMILKQSSYEYWRSRLITLQERLCKKTGKDPLLMYPRNQGVVRDQAWENMPSFKSHVRNLKSTVITSSGINTLTREVNLIEF; this is encoded by the exons ATGTTTGAAGAAGGTTATGTTGCGTTGTGGTTGATAAGAAGCGCAGAAGCACCGATTGGTAGTACCTTATATCCATGGCTGCGTAATGACAGTCGTATTGTGAAGgttaatcattttcaaaaaatgaaattcagcgAAAAGGAACTCGCTGAAGCCAGCAACGGACCTGCCGACCTCGAGGGTCGACTAAATCACAAGAGAGCACACAAGTCGG gttttaaagaaaaatggtTCAAGCTAAGATGGAACCTGCTCTTTTACTTCAACATCAACGACCTTGGTCAAATCGACAAGAGGCAGCCCTCGGGTGTAATGGTTTTGGAAAACTGCAGTATTAATTTGGATACAACGACTGAGGGTGCATTTGCATTTAGTATATCGTTTAGGGATGAGCATGATAAGCGTCATGTCTTTAGCGCTCAATCGGAATCAAAAGTCGAGCAGTGGGTAATGATACTAAAACAGTCAAGTTACGAATATTGGCGATCTAGGCTGATTACGTTACAAGAAAGGCTGTGTAAGAAAACTGGTAAAGACCCCTTGCTGATGTACCCAAGAAATCAAGGGGTGGTTAGAGATCAAGCTTGGGAGAACATGCCCAGCTTCAAATCTCACGTTCGAAATCTTAAATCTACCGTCATCACATCCTCTGGAATTAACACTTTAACCAGAGAAGTTAATCTTATTGAATTTTGA
- the LOC124181548 gene encoding uncharacterized protein LOC124181548 isoform X3: MSYRFFLLTFMVIGMCDTFGETKQLSSSSYPSQSFWRNNLPIALDESTSLDVQLERDTLSYLEPASRAKRFDDSQNIANSFYKGRRTSKNSVILKHMTVRKSYAIYHDVHLELEIPDARYTIFNYGPSNSMRDLRVLNRSEKKFARSTRCKSNKRQVSGRVRTVPTNRLFDNDGARQSTRNWKSNAKRPNFDLEVAGKVRSNNLDSATDESNARRFYWEPIFDGGVIESIGSLFSDRIKDEANRERIEREEIRNEKLIKKYTALLNDPEQYKKLQQESANSPSYINQVIRRTLLPRLEEEMREYSANKPL, encoded by the exons ATGAGCTATCGGTTTTTTCTATTAACGTTCATGGTGATAGGAATGTGTGACACGTTCGGTGAGACCAAGCAACTTTCGTCATCAAGTTATCCAA GTCAATCTTTTTGGCGAAATAATTTGCCGATTGCCTTGGATGAATCCACGTCGCTAGACGTTCAGCTAGAACGTGATACTCTCAGTTATCTTGAGCCTGCATCGAGAGCTAAACG gTTTGATGACTCTCAAAATATTGCGAACAGCTTTTATAAAGGCAGACGAACGTCCAAAAATTCCG TCATTTTGAAACACATGACCGTGAGAAAATCATACGCAATCTATCATGATGTTCATCTGGAACTAGAAATACCAGATGCGCGCTACACGATATTCAATTACGGTCCCAGCAATTCGATGAGGGATCTACGGGTTTTGAACCGGTCcgaaaaaaagtttgcgaGGTCTACTCGATGTAAGAGCAACAAGAGGCAAGTTTCTGGACGAGTTCGCACCGTGCCAACCAACCGTTTATTCGATAACGATGGAGCCAGGCAGTCTACTCG GAACTGGAAATCGAACGCTAAGAGGCCGAATTTTGATCTGGAGGTCGCCGGCAAAGTTCGTAGCAATAATCTTGATTCCGCAACAGACGAATCTAATGCCAGACGATTTTACTGGGAACCGATCTTTGACGGTGGTGTAATTGAATCTATTGGAAGTCTTTTTAGTGATAGAATCAAAGACGAAGCGAACAG GGAAAGGATAGAAAGGGAAGAGATTCGGAACGAGAAATTGATAAAGAAATATACAGCACTATTGAATGATCCTGAGCAGTATAAAAAGCTTCAACAAGAGTCTGCGAATTCACCCAGTTACATCAACCAGGTGATCAGGCGAACTTTATTGCCGAGGCTTGAAGAAGAGATGAGAGAGTATTCGGCGAACAAGCCGTTATAG
- the LOC124181378 gene encoding mucin-16-like, with amino-acid sequence MRSTQSYLFLATVVLCIGQSIQENAQEIQESFHFRRAIDGSRGRKYFNPDEDGSYDSYDSTSGDYDSSQVESGFSDIRSNVPGEPGVNYPTYTSVPKTRFSCHGRMSGYYADEEAGCQVFHVCHNVVVSSFLCPVGSIFSQTLLTCDWWNNVECEGPNDDFFPHQKIPSNEEQMIQKAYEMMQLPKPNSGSSDQQVRGRQLNSAKVADRDNGKTNIREGIAVSGERNPQNYRHYHTEQPPLQENSRLRKNNDDVNDDHTPSKQNFINIRLRPKNFQINRPGEDSRLNDRAKDSSVIYIQKNVNDDSQKVYSTLRPFVIQENFRNSDDHDVNIYKEEFQPSYAPTVPTVTTTTRKLYSPTVPVTTYRPSTTSYKNDDQDLGSSDHLYIHGKNSNILTSQPTVIYEDLTPENNNFTNSVILNRKASEKSDTADKEHHENVAKSVKPTESFGSEVQDTYLSNHKSNIGNTKEEVEIVPSIFNSESYSHGQNYQHFYADQDSLSEEFRARVTGKREGFLVDNYANAALQTGLVNDGKKEDSDIFNSPGKIPPLIVQLPRPLGSSDSSSIDIRDQLFTFNTLNMSLAPIPQTPQLGGSLGINSKDTMRANVTSEGPNMIPLLIPQNSPPMLSSGIRSPGAIYDENTSNEPRISTPSISEIGSSGTVRADADSRIQTSASSIRIPPRISQTLEAPSRPLLISQISQSAGLPGAVLTDTADRPQTSQPSDTIPPLIPQSLDANSDRNVIDASTRIPPLITQTSQLAGLPGVDLSDVTDSTQNSQSPDRIPLVITSSMNSNNNENISGAPARIPPLIWQISQSAESVRIDSTDVMNRTQISQPSNSTTSPIPQSLDGNSDRNAFDPSTRIPPLITQTVQPTGLSEGGLSDVTNRTQNSRLPTRIPLVIPQSTSFHNNENMPVAPARMPPLIWQISQSAESAGTDSTRVVHRTQVSQPSNSLTPPILQSSAANNDKNVFDTSTRIPPLITQSPGVVSADSANRIETSKPFNNIPSLIPQSLDANNDENIFDTATRVPSLITQTSGVVSTDTTDRTEIETSESSDSIPPLIPQSSDANNEENIFDITTRVPPLVTQTSGVVSTDSADRTETSKPFNNIPPLIPKSSDANNDENIFDTATRVPPLITETSAVVSTDTTDRIEIETSESSNSIPPLIPQSSDANNDTNVFNTPTRIPSLIPGTVKSTPSFSAQNPSTVNSQNVSGKPPNIPPFISQIPQGGDSMIVIHQPQTLDVSTVISPPIPQTSKSTEMPVTQFPCVFTEINSVTCKNPPMLSKTPNSSNSSDGVLVGNTEKEHVASSSPYIPPLITDVLQPPKLPAIDLMDIFNRRPAILPSTEAPPLIQTSNTPDPWTVPLHDLSNPFHPSFSSAPGKLYLSPKEYQRPMAFNSIQIPQQQLGDQLAIQPPVKHLTYDSSVGNPETKNSQFAVVESTSKESSTTSYPNIASTLSPPRFDNPFVTPSGKSLEADTSDTRGPIAQGFIPAGYNENIRFHTGGASLHPQFYTIPSTLISQAVKSSLDTQGEKTIGLQNSQSADDSTSLLSSEIVPHNEYRQNTMANVFSKATSAESNVRFESSTPKNVLDITGITTTGKFDASNKDSVQALRPNISAAGLPVSLSQIEDSINNSNDLPYEIAFTINAGEDFNPSGDFISKLLAQHQNNGSPGFAGLEGYEIIRSDDIETSVNEQNLEPTVAPTIAPAIAPTITPTVAPTVQSNTAGGRLLFDPRISLEDNQSGKRIIFSNPLLSPATITRSKSVGNRAEEIDPVKSEVLPRPSPFGTEQSVALNSRLNSKFDYLSILNQPSSTSNRDVNLLAQDINGSLEALFASAQKTAVTSIPSREQLLEELTKNFGQPYFSSDTHQSYFTPPTTSANINYKFPSPFVNLEQYRTGKKASGWQSAPTSPELPKTPTTTSTTTTTTTPKPIKTFVETEFIPSLSFSFDSDYERKAYVDAVLNGFVTENQFIDPWRDTASTYWEPSQT; translated from the exons ATGCGGTCCACTCAAAGTTACCTTT TTCTCGCTACGGTTGTTTTGTGCATCGGTCAATCGATTCAGGAGAACGCCCAAGAAATCCAGGAAAGCTTCCATTTTCGAAGAGCAATTGACGGCAGTAGAGGaag aaaatacTTTAATCCCGATGAAGATGGATCGTACGATAGCTATGACTCGACGAGTGGTGACTACGACTCCAGTCAGGTAGAATCGGGATTTTCGGATATCAGGTCGAACGTACCAGGTGAACCAGGAGTCAATTATCCAACCTACACCAGCGTACCGAAAACGAGATTCTCCTGTCATGGTCGGATGTCGG GTTACTATGCTGATGAGGAAGCTGGATGTCAGGTTTTCCACGTATGTCACAATGTGGTGGTTTCTTCGTTCCTCTGCCCAGtcggatcaattttttcgCAAACTCTGCTTACCTGTGATTGGTGGAATAACGTAGAATGTGAAGGGCCCAATGATGATTTCTTTCCACACCAAAAAATACCTTCAAATGAGGAACAAATGATCCAAAAAGCATACGAAATGATGCAACTGCCAAAACCGAACAGTGGTAGCAGTGATCAACAAGTCAGAGGAAGACAACTGAACAGTGCGAAAGTTGCAGACAGAGATAATGGTAAAACAAACATCCGTGAAGGAATTGCAGTATCAGGTGAAAGAAACCCTCAAAATTATCGCCACTACCATACAGAACAGCCTCCATTGCAAGAAAATTCTCGATTGAGAAAGAATAATGACGATGTTAATGACGATCATACTCCATCTAAGCagaattttatcaatatcCGGCTTAGGCCGAAAAACTTTCAGATCAATCGTCCGGGCGAGGATTCCAGATTAAACGATCGAGCTAAAGATTCATCAGTTATCTACATTCAGAAAAATGTCAACGATGATTCTCAGAAGGTTTATTCAACATTACGACCATTTGTAATACAGGAAAATTTCCGAAACTCTGATGATCACGATGTTAACATTTACAAAGAAGAATTTCAGCCATCGTATGCTCCAACTGTTCCAACGGTTACTACAACGACACGAAAACTATACTCACCCACTGTACCTGTAACTACATACAGACCTTCTACGACATCTTACAAAAATGATGATCAAGACTTGGGAAGCTCAGATCATCTTTACATTCACGGTAAAAATAGTAACATTTTAACATCGCAACCAACGGTAATTTACGAAGATCTTACAccggaaaataataattttacaaattcagtCATCTTGAACCGTAAAGCGAGTGAAAAATCAGATACCGCAGACAAGGAACACCATGAAAATGTGGCAAAATCCGTTAAACCGACGGAAAGTTTTGGATCGGAGGTACAAGATACGTACTTGTCAAATCATAAATCGAATATTGGAAATACGAAAGAGGAAGTTGAAATAGTGCCatcgatttttaattcagaGTCGTATAGTCATGGACAAAATTATCAACACTTTTACGCTGACCAGGATTCCTTAAGTGAGGAATTCCGGGCACGAGTTACTGGGAAAAGGGAAGGGTTTTTGGTTGATAATTACGCAAATGCTGCGCTGCAAACAGGCTTGGTAAATGACGGGAAAAAAGAGGACAGTGACATCTTTAATTCCCCTGGCAAGATACCACCCTTGATTGTTCAACTTCCACGACCTTTGGGGTCATCAGATTCGTCTTCTATCGATATTCGTGACCAACTATTCACTTTCAATACGTTGAATATGTCGCTAGCTCCGATACCTCAAACTCCGCAACTGGGAGGATCGTTAGGAATAAATTCTAAGGATACTATGAGAGCAAATGTAACTTCTGAAGGACCCAATATGATTCCACTGTTGATCCCTCAAAATTCGCCACCTATGCTATCGTCAGGAATACGATCTCCAGGGGCGATATATGATGAAAATACCTCTAATGAACCACGCATTTCAACACCTTCGATTTCGGAAATTGGATCGTCAGGGACGGTTAGAGCTGATGCTGATAGTAGAATACAGACTTCTGCATCATCCATCAGGATACCACCTCGGATTTCTCAAACTTTGGAAGCACCGAGTAGGCCACTTTTGATTTCGCAAATTTCACAATCAGCCGGATTGCCGGGAGCAGTTTTAACGGATACTGCTGATAGACCACAGACCTCTCAACCATCTGATACGATACCACCACTGATTCCACAATCTTTGGATGCAAACAGCGATCGAAATGTGATTGACGCATCAACCAGAATTCCGCCACTGATTACACAAACCTCCCAGCTTGCCGGATTGCCAGGGGTAGATTTATCGGATGTTACTGATAGTACACAGAATTCTCAATCGCCTGATAGGATCCCACTTGTAATTACTTCGTCTATGAACTctaataacaatgaaaatatcTCCGGTGCGCCAGCTAGAATTCCTCCTTTGATCTGGCAaatctcacaatcagccgAATCAGTCAGGATAGATTCAACAGATGTTATGAATCGAACACAGATTTCTCAACCATCTAATAGCACAACATCTCCGATTCCACAGTCTTTAGATGGAAATAGTGATCGAAATGCATTTGACCCATCAACCAGAATTCCACCTCTGATCACACAAACTGTACAACCCACCGGATTGTCCGAGGGAGGCTTATCGGATGTTACCAATAGAACACAGAATTCTCGATTACCTACTAGGATACCACTTGTGATTCCTCAATCTACGAGTTTTCATAATAACGAAAATATGCCTGTTGCACCAGCCAGGATGCCTCCTCTGATTTGGCAaatctcacaatcagccgAATCAGCAGGGACAGATTCCACACGTGTCGTTCATCGAACACAGGTTTCTCAACCATCTAATAGCTTAACACCTCCGATTCTACAATCTTCAGCTGCAAATAACGATAAGAACGTCTTTGATACATCAACTAGGATACCACCCTTGATCACTCAAAGCCCAGGTGTAGTTTCGGCAGATTCTGCTAACAGAATAGAGACTTCGAAACCATTCAACAACATACCATCTCTTATTCCACAATCTTTAGATgcaaataatgatgaaaacaTCTTCGACACAGCCACTAGGGTACCTTCCTTGATCACACAAACCTCGG GTGTGGTTTCAACGGATACTACTGACAGAACAGAGATAGAGACTTCTGAATCATCCGACAGCATACCACCTCTGATTCCACAATCTTCAGATGCAAATAATGAAGAGAACATCTTTGATATAACCACCAGGGTACCACCCTTGGTCACACAAACCTCAGGTGTAGTCTCAACGGATTCTGCTGATAGAACAGAGACTTCTAAACCATTCAACAACATACCACCTCTGATTCCAAAATCTTCAGATGCGAATAATGATGAGAACATCTTTGATACAGCCACGAGGGTACCACCCTTGATCACAGAGACCTCAGCTGTGGTTTCAACGGATACTACTGACAGAATAGAGATAGAAACTTCTGAATCATCCAATAGCATACCACCTCTGATTCCACAATCTTCGGATGCAAACAACGACACGAATGTGTTTAATACACCAACCAGAATACCATCCTTGATTCCTGGAACAGTAAAATCTACGCCGTCGTTCAGTGCACAGAACCCAAGTACTGTCAATAGTCAAAATGTTTCTGGAAAACCACCGAATATACCACCGTTCATTTCTCAAATCCCACAGGGAGGGGATTCAATGATTGTTATACATCAACCACAGACTTTGGACGTGTCTACTGTGATATCTCCTCCGATTCCTCAAACTTCTAAATCTACAGAAATGCCAGTGACACAATTTCCGTGTGTGTTTACTGAAATTAATAGTGTAACATGTAAGAATCCACCTATGCTCTCTAAAACTCCAAACTCTTCAAACTCATCCGACGGTGTTCTAGTGGGCAATACTGAAAAAGAACATGTTGCGTCTTCATCACCATATATACCACCATTGATTACTGACGTGCTACAACCTCCAAAGTTACCAGCTATAGACTTGatggatattttcaatcgaaGGCCAGCCATACTTCCATCAACCGAAGCACCGCCTTTGATTCAGACTTCAAACACTCCTGATCCATGGACCGTACCGTTGCATGATTTATCCAACCCTTTTCACCCATCGTTCAGTTCAGCACCAGGAAAGCTCTATCTATCTCCAAAGGAATATCAGAGGCCCATGGCATTTAACTCCATCCAGATACCACAGCAGCAACTAGGAGATCAATTGGCAATACAACCTCCGGTGAAACATCTTACCTACGATTCAAGTGTGGGGAATCCGGAAACTAAGAACAGTCAGTTTGCTGTTGTGGAGAGTACCAGCAAGGAATCATCAACAACTAGTTATCCAAATATAGCCTCTACTCTATCTCCTCCTAGATTTGACAACCCCTTCGTCACCCCGAGCGGAAAAAGTTTAGAAGCAGACACGTCTGACACTCGAGGACCCATCGCTCAAGGGTTTATTCCGGCCGGTTATAACGAGAATATACGTTTTCACACAGGCGGAGCTTCGTTACATCCTCAGTTTTATACCATTCCTTCGACTTTGATTTCACAAGCTGTTAAGTCATCATTAGATACACAAGGCGAAAAGACCATCGGGCTGCAAAATTCACAATCAGCTGATGATTCAACAAGTTTGCTTAGTTCGGAAATCGTTCCTCATAACGAATATCGGCAAAATACCATGGCCAATGTTTTCAGTAAAGCAACTTCTGCGGAAAGTAATGTACGTTTTGAATCTAGCACACCAAAGAATGTCCTAGATATCACCGGTATAACGACCACAGGGAAATTTGATGCATCAAACAAGGATAGTGTGCAGGCTCTTCGACCAAACATTTCAGCTGCTGGCTTGCCGGTGAGCTTGAGCCAAATAGAAGATTCGATCAACAATAGTAACGATTTGCCATACGAGATTGCCTTCACGATCAATGCTGGTGAGGACTTTAATCCATCGGGAGATTTCATAAGTAAACTTCTTGCGCAACATCAGAATAACGGATCGCCTGGTTTCGCTGGTTTGGAAGGTTATGAAATCATTAGGTCTGATGATATTGAAACTTCAGTGAATGAACAAAATCTGGAGCCAACGGTAGCACCAACTATAGCGCCAGCTATAGCACCAACTATAACACCAACTGTAGCACCCACTGTTCAATCTAATACTGCTGGAGGACGATTGCTGTTTGATCCTAGAATATCTTTGGAAGATAATCAAAGTGGCAAgaggattattttttctaatccGCTGCTAAGTCCTGCAACTATAACACGCTCGAAGTCAGTCGGCAATCGCGCTGAAGAAATAGACCCAGTTAAATCGGAAGTTTTACCACGACCATCCCCCTTTGGAACCGAACAGAGCGTAGCATTGAATTCAAGActgaattcgaaatttgattaTCTTTCCATCCTCAACCAACCGTCCTCGACGAGCAATCGTGACGTGAATCTTTTAGCCCAAGATATAAATGGCTCCTTGGAAGCACTCTTTGCTTCGGCACAGAAGACGGCCGTAACTTCTATCCCCTCAAGGGAGCAGCTTTTAGAAGAATTAACGAAGAATTTTGGACAACCCTACTTTTCGAGTGACACTCACCAAAGTTACTTTACCCCACCCACAACTTCTGCcaatataaattacaaatttccgTCACCGTTTGTCAATCTAGAACAATATCGAACCGGAAAGAAAGCCTCTGGTTGGCAGTCGGCTCCTACTAGTCCTGAGCTACCGAAAACtccaacaacaacatcaacaacaacaacaacaacaacgccCAAGCCCATCAAGACATTCGTTGAGACGGAATTTATTCCCTCGTTGAGTTTTTCGTTCGACTCTGACTATGAGCGAAAGGCATACGTAGATGCTGTACTGAACGGATTCGTGACCGAAAATCAATTCATTGACCCCTGGCGCGATACTGCAAGTACCTACTGGGAACCGAGTCAAACTTGA
- the LOC124181548 gene encoding uncharacterized protein LOC124181548 isoform X1, with the protein MFGMDRAVCTPQESCRQFHSGLQNGLKQVPVKNFSKLISKYKYCASGSWKIEKKQKLRKLTTEIKGFQSTLRIFDVDMSYRFFLLTFMVIGMCDTFGQSFWRNNLPIALDESTSLDVQLERDTLSYLEPASRAKRFDDSQNIANSFYKGRRTSKNSVILKHMTVRKSYAIYHDVHLELEIPDARYTIFNYGPSNSMRDLRVLNRSEKKFARSTRCKSNKRQVSGRVRTVPTNRLFDNDGARQSTRNWKSNAKRPNFDLEVAGKVRSNNLDSATDESNARRFYWEPIFDGGVIESIGSLFSDRIKDEANRERIEREEIRNEKLIKKYTALLNDPEQYKKLQQESANSPSYINQVIRRTLLPRLEEEMREYSANKPL; encoded by the exons ATGTTCGGAATGGATCGTGCAGTCTGTACACCGCAAGAATCGTGCCGCCAATTCCATA GTGGATTGCAGAATGGCTTGAAACAGGTGCCAgtgaagaatttttcgaaactcatatcgaaatataaatattgcgCAAGTGGATCTTGGAAAATTGAG AAGAAGcaaaaattgcgaaaactGACAACTGAAATAAAAGGGTTCCAATCAACGTTGCGAATTTTCGATGTAGATATGAGCTATCGGTTTTTTCTATTAACGTTCATGGTGATAGGAATGTGTGACACGTTCG GTCAATCTTTTTGGCGAAATAATTTGCCGATTGCCTTGGATGAATCCACGTCGCTAGACGTTCAGCTAGAACGTGATACTCTCAGTTATCTTGAGCCTGCATCGAGAGCTAAACG gTTTGATGACTCTCAAAATATTGCGAACAGCTTTTATAAAGGCAGACGAACGTCCAAAAATTCCG TCATTTTGAAACACATGACCGTGAGAAAATCATACGCAATCTATCATGATGTTCATCTGGAACTAGAAATACCAGATGCGCGCTACACGATATTCAATTACGGTCCCAGCAATTCGATGAGGGATCTACGGGTTTTGAACCGGTCcgaaaaaaagtttgcgaGGTCTACTCGATGTAAGAGCAACAAGAGGCAAGTTTCTGGACGAGTTCGCACCGTGCCAACCAACCGTTTATTCGATAACGATGGAGCCAGGCAGTCTACTCG GAACTGGAAATCGAACGCTAAGAGGCCGAATTTTGATCTGGAGGTCGCCGGCAAAGTTCGTAGCAATAATCTTGATTCCGCAACAGACGAATCTAATGCCAGACGATTTTACTGGGAACCGATCTTTGACGGTGGTGTAATTGAATCTATTGGAAGTCTTTTTAGTGATAGAATCAAAGACGAAGCGAACAG GGAAAGGATAGAAAGGGAAGAGATTCGGAACGAGAAATTGATAAAGAAATATACAGCACTATTGAATGATCCTGAGCAGTATAAAAAGCTTCAACAAGAGTCTGCGAATTCACCCAGTTACATCAACCAGGTGATCAGGCGAACTTTATTGCCGAGGCTTGAAGAAGAGATGAGAGAGTATTCGGCGAACAAGCCGTTATAG